A segment of the Rattus rattus isolate New Zealand chromosome 4, Rrattus_CSIRO_v1, whole genome shotgun sequence genome:
TGTTCTGCTTTTCTTGGAAAAATGAAAGGACTTCAGTAACCTGGTGAGCACAGAGGTTGAACATCGCTAACATGGGTGAGGTGGAGTGGGGGATCCACAGGGAGAAGCTtgggtttccttcctttctacatATTCCTGTTTTCCCTCAGACCAAGCCCAGCCCGTGGGTCACAGACAGGGCAAACTCAGGCTGAGTTACTCTTCTCTTAGCTTGTCAATGGAAGTATTATGTCATGTTAGAGACTCCAGATGTGAACCCAGGGCATCTGGAAAGGGTCCTACCACAGCCCCTTTCTCCTCTCGCCGCTGTGGCCATCACTACAGTGGAGACTTCTCACCTGGTGCCAGGTCCTTCAGCAGTACCTTGAGATTCTTGTCCTGGGTAAATCTCCAGGATGCTGCCACTCACCCTCCTGGGACATgcaatagggctggagagatggctcagtggttagagcactgactgctcttccaaaggtcctgagttcaaatcccagcacccacatggtggctcacaaccatctataatgagatctggggtcatcttctggcctgcaggcccacacacagacagaaagctgtatggtgatgataaataaataaataatttttaaaaaaaagaaaaaaaggagatgtATTTGTTGTCAGGGGGCACCAGACTGTCACcctttgcctgcatgaatgtcccTAAAGAAAGATCACTGAAAAATAACCCAAGAGGAACCACTGAAGAACATTACACAAGatgcatttgatttttaaaatatttataagacgCACTCTTTATTCTCACAGAatgtcatttaataaatatttcaccAGGACAAGGAGGATAAATCACAAGGACGAGAGAAGTTAATGGGACTGCAGATGGAACTCATTCAAATTTTAGTTTGACCTTCAACGCACCACACTTGACCCCTGAACAAGTGAAGATCCAGTGGAGAGACGCATCCTTGAGAGACAAACCAAGTCTCTAGCCTTGGCACCCAGGTCAGTATATGGAGGACCAGTGACAGCGGCTCTTGATGACCTGAAGCAAAGGCTTCTTAAAAGTGAGGAAGATGACGGTGCTGGCCACCAGCAGGGTGAGGCAGCTGGGCAGAATGAGCACGAGGTAGAATAGACCAGTGTCCACCTGCCCCCACTTACAGTCCTGAGGCATGCCCTCTGGTAACTCTACCACACGAATGATCTTGGAAGAGAGGTTGCAAGTGACCATGGACAGGTCCGCAATAGTCTTGAGGTGCTGCAGGgcaccccatccctccaccccacaGCAGTCATAAGGGTTCTGGCTGAGGTAGATGGTCTGTAGACCCCTCAGAGGCTGCTCCGACACAACCCTCTGAGGTAGGGCTGTGAGAGAGTTTCTGCGGAGGTCGAGAGTCTGCAGGGCCGAACTGCCCTTGAACTTGGGGAAGCTGGTCAGGGAATTTCCTGACAGATCCAACTCCCTCAGATTCCCAAACCCAGAGAAGTCCATCTCTGCAGCGCCAGAACCAAGGCCCACGTTCCTGAGAGACAGGACCTGTAATGTAGGGGCAACAGCCGAGAGAGGGCTGACGCTCCCATTCAGAATCCCCCAGTTGCTAGACAGGTCTAAATGAGTGAGGGAGGTCCCCTGGAATGGGCAGTCTTGTAATGCCTTCAGCCCACAGCCATCCAGAGAAAGGCTCCTCAGAGAGGCCATGTTTCTGAAATCCACACAACTGGAGGGCTCCTCCCAGTCTAAGGGCACCGTCTGGGGACAAAGTGAGATCTGATTGTGACTCATGTCAAGTGTAGTGATGCTGCTGGCGCTGTGGAAAAGGCCAGTGGGGACTCCCAGGAGCTGGTTGGAGCTCAGGTTGAACACTCTGAGGTTCTTGAGGGAGCCAGTGAGCCCCGGGGCCAAGTGCAGCTCTGCTAGCTGGTTGCCGCTCAGATCCAGCTCAGTGAGCGCTCCCGGCGGCTCGTGCTCCCGAATGTGGAGCTTCGTCAGGCAATTTTGGTTGAGGTTCAGGTGGGAAAGGGAAGGCGTTTTCTTCAGGAAACCATCCGGCAGGTGCCGGAACTGGTTTTGGCTCATGTCCAGGAAGCGAAGCGCTGACAGGTCGCTGGAGGAGAACTCCTCCCAGAGGCTGACGGTTGTGATATTAGTAACGTTACCATCCACGAGAAGGAACTGGGCCACCATCTCCTGTGGGGAGGAGGTGTTGTAAAGCTCCCTGTAGAAGCCCATGCTGTTGTCCTGCAGCAGGAGCGTGTGCAGCTTGCCGCACTGAGGCAGGAGCGGGAAGAAGAGCAGCTGGTTGTGAGACAGGTCCAGCACCTCCAGTTCGAAGGCCGCCTCCTCCCTGGCTGCCAGGAACCACTCCAGGACGTTGTAACTGACGTTGAGGAACCGCAGCTGTGTGAGGCTGAAGTCCACGATGCAGGGGAGGTTGTTGTAGGCCAGGTTGAGACGCCTCAGCTCAGTCAAGCCGTCAAACGCGCCGCCCTCGATCTCAAAGATGTAGTTTCTCTGCAAATCCAGCTCCACGAGGCGCTCCAGGCCCTCGAAGACAGAGTCGTCGAGCCTCATGAGGGTATTCCTTGCCAAGGACACGACCTCCAATGAGGAGAGGTTCTGAAGCATGAGACCCGCCATGTCTTCCGTCAGGGAGTTTCCAGACAAGTCCAGTCTCCGAAGTCGCAGCAGGGTGTGGAGAGCTGTGGCCGACTCCTTGTAGTTCTCGGAGAGGCGGTTGTCTGCCAGAACCAGGGTTCGTAAGTGGCCTTGCTCTTGGAAGGCCCGGTGGCTGATACGGTCCAGGTGACAGCTGTGCAGGCTGAGGTCCTCCAGGCGTGGGTAGGCCTGGAGGGAATGATTCCACAGAACCCTGAGAGGGTTGGCATCCAGAACGAGCATCCGGGAATGGGCCGGGAGACCGCTGGGTACTGAAGCAAGGTTCAGATTGCGGCAGTCAGCGACTCGGTCGACCTAGGTCCAAAAACACGTGAGGCTTATGCACAGAAATATTGTTAGCAAAAGCAATCGGCTAGCCGGAAGGTGTTAGTCAGGCATCCAGAAAAAAGAACGCTAAGAAGAGCACAGCCATCACTTTCTGCAGGCTGGTCAGGAGGACACGGCCGGTGAGTACCAAAGGCCCATCTCTAAGACAAAGTGGAATGAGGTTGCGTAAGTGGTCTTACTCTTGGAAGATACGGTGGCTAAAACAAAGATGCCCAGCTAGCACTCTCTCTGAATGAAGTTCTACTCTGCGGTATGTTAATTTGACCCTGAGCAAGGAACCAACTAACCTCTTGCAGTTTCAAATTCTTTATCTGCCTGTTCAAATAACGCCTACCTCTTACAGATTCAAATTCCTTATCTGGTTACTAAAATAAAACCTATATAACTAAAAAGTTGATGCGATATTGAAGAAtataaatcaaaaaacaaaacaaaaacaaaaagaaattgggcgtggtggcacaggcctttaaccccaggaccaatggagacaggagaatctctgtgggCTTGAggcagtctggactacatagagagttccaggccagccagga
Coding sequences within it:
- the Nrros gene encoding transforming growth factor beta activator LRRC33; protein product: MEFLPLWLCLGFHFLIVEWRSGRGAATAASQGGCKVVDRVADCRNLNLASVPSGLPAHSRMLVLDANPLRVLWNHSLQAYPRLEDLSLHSCHLDRISHRAFQEQGHLRTLVLADNRLSENYKESATALHTLLRLRRLDLSGNSLTEDMAGLMLQNLSSLEVVSLARNTLMRLDDSVFEGLERLVELDLQRNYIFEIEGGAFDGLTELRRLNLAYNNLPCIVDFSLTQLRFLNVSYNVLEWFLAAREEAAFELEVLDLSHNQLLFFPLLPQCGKLHTLLLQDNSMGFYRELYNTSSPQEMVAQFLLVDGNVTNITTVSLWEEFSSSDLSALRFLDMSQNQFRHLPDGFLKKTPSLSHLNLNQNCLTKLHIREHEPPGALTELDLSGNQLAELHLAPGLTGSLKNLRVFNLSSNQLLGVPTGLFHSASSITTLDMSHNQISLCPQTVPLDWEEPSSCVDFRNMASLRSLSLDGCGLKALQDCPFQGTSLTHLDLSSNWGILNGSVSPLSAVAPTLQVLSLRNVGLGSGAAEMDFSGFGNLRELDLSGNSLTSFPKFKGSSALQTLDLRRNSLTALPQRVVSEQPLRGLQTIYLSQNPYDCCGVEGWGALQHLKTIADLSMVTCNLSSKIIRVVELPEGMPQDCKWGQVDTGLFYLVLILPSCLTLLVASTVIFLTFKKPLLQVIKSRCHWSSIY